The sequence AAGCCAGCTTCCAGTGATGCGTGAAGCTTGGAGAATTCGTAGTTATTAACATGCTGTCTCAAGCGCAAAATTTGCGCATGCATTCGAGCATAATACGAGCACTGACTTCGCATGCTCTTGCTTTCATTAAACGTTCATCTCTCAATGAACAATTATAGTGGTGTTGAATAATTTGTGGAATGCGATTGCAGGCCCACACGCAGTGTTCACTTTCATGTAAGTGATGATGCACATGCGCACTGGATGCAGCACACACGTCCTGTTTGCGCTTCATCTTAAAGTTATACTGAATTTACATGTGTGTTGGTTTATGTGTGTTCATTCCAGCTTGGGTTGAAATGCAAAGGTGCAATTAATCAACTAATTAGCTCGATCAACACCCCATGTAATTGCACAAATCATATCTTTTGTCACTGTAAATGTGAATTTATGTCAAATTATGCTATCTTTGTTTTTAACTTAACAACACACAGATAACACTTTAATTGCACACGTTGCTGCTTTGTATTTCCTTGGATCCTGCAATTGGACTGACCACATTTACTTGCTCCATGGCTTTCATTACCTGCTAGGCACTTTTGCTCACCTGgtttgtagaagaaaaaaaaaacatcaccatAGTATGCCATTTTGCCATTGGAGGGTCAATCGTAAGGCTGCTGCAGACATCTATGACTGGTTTCATGATCTTTTTGCAACTAAATGGGAACTAGGTAAACAGTTCCAATCAATTTATTGAATGATGCGAACCAAACACTACAACGTTCCTTCAAGACGGGACTAAAAACAAAGCAGTGGAAAGCACAGACTACGATAAGCTGCCAGGACAAAGGATGTAAGCTAGTGTGCAAAGCCATGCAATTTAACGTCTCATCCCGCACAGTTCGGAGTTCGCGGCAAGGTGGACGTGGAAGAAATGGCCCATCAGGCAAGTGGACACAGCGTCTTCGCCTTCTTGCCGTTGAACGAGACCTCCGCGCTGGCAGCGCTGCCCGTCCACATGCGGTACCACAAGGCGCAGAGCTGTATCGCCGACGGTCCCTTCGCCAAAGTGACGCTGCACCCACCGTCCATGTACTTCAGGCACCCAGACTTAGGTTTGTGTCGCATCTACGCTCCACTCGCTAATGTCACACTGGCACTGTCACTAGTGTTACAACTAAATGAATCCAGCTTACAAGAACTGAAATCTGGGTGAGTTTGTAAGATTGCACACTtaagcaggtagcgcaaaaaaatgaagacacaagccgatgaagtggatgcgctggAAAGACGAGGATGACGATAAGACGGAAGACACAATCGCTCGTCTCGTGTCTCTGCTCCTTGCTTGTGTCTTCGTTCTTTTTGCGCTGCCTGCTCAAGTATgtaaatgaatccaacagacaattaacagcggagctgattAAGCCAATTGTTAGTCCATGCAGAGCAAACAGAAAGCTATCACCATCTTGAACAGgtgcgtgctctcttcgtcctcttcgctcACTGTGCTGATTTGTccagcatgggatgcaataactctgatgggcgagaggacgagtacagagagagagagagaaagaaagagaaatagagagaaagaaacagacacaaaaaagatatagaaaagaagagagcaatacagaaaaaaagagaatcaaagaaggagagagaaagaggaagtgagcgagagaaggaaagggaagaaaggagaaagaaagatagaaagacaaagaaatagatgaagacagaaatagagataaacagagacaaaaaaagatagaaaaagacagacagaaatagaaaaataacaaGAAACAAGGCAGGCTGCCCAGCTCTGCGCTTCctgcaggcttggcaccactagtgcaaagctgccttaattttttgagccaaggaaagcataggagacattattttaatgtctttaactgtagcgtaACAATTTCAGAggagttaaagtggacgaaagagcacTTTTTCGTCAGTGGGGTccgatcccacaaccttcgaattacacatccgatgctctaccagtcgAGCTACGACGGAAGAcgcttccccgtccactttgttgggtaatTCTGTGTGTGTAATCTCCGGGAGGTTTAGTCAGCGCCACTCTTAGTCAAGGCtgcaaaggttgtgggttcggataccaccgacagaaagggtgctttttcgacCACTTTTAACTCCTCTGaaattattacactacagttaaaaacaacaactAATGTCCTCTGTGCTTTCATTCGgctatgtctaacaaagaaacaagtccctttaaaaattaaaaaaatgaaaaataaaaaaataataaaaaaattctccTTTAGCCGCTACAACCGTCACTGTCAGCACCGGCACTTTAAAATACCAGTGGACCTTCTGTACAAGTAATGCAGCTAACTTGCGTTATTTTATTGTGGTTTAAGTGTGGAAGCATACATATTTGGGGCTGCTTTATTCATGACTCGAGTAGAAAACGACATGAACGAGCAGTATATAAATGGGCAAGCAGTGAGAAATTCCTAGCATCAAGCATTTCATGCAATTTTCTCCCTAGCTTTAAGCATGACATTTGTTTCAGTCCAACTATGTTCAAAGATGACCGAAGAAAGCTTAAATGGCCCCGTATAACTTGAACATTCAATTCCATACATTCAGTGAGATTTGAACTCCATAAAATCGGCTGGCATGGCAGCACCTGAAAACGTAGAACTTTCAAGAACTACTGTTTTAAATGTGTTGccattttttttcatgtaatccaTGCAACAGATTTCAAACTGAAATGTTTAATCCCTTTCATAAACGTTGCATCAGAAGCTTAGGATGTTTCATCAGATGCAGTGCCACTGCAAAGGCCATCTTTCATTTGCAGTGGACATCAATCTATAAGCTCCTAGCCTTCTGCCTCTAGCATCACTGGAAAGGATACAAACATTTATTTTGCATACTACAATCTCAAGTTGAAATGAAAGCTTTTCTGTGGCTACACACTGATaaaacattaaaggggccctgcgacacaaattaagcgtgtaaTTTTAATCGCTTCTTCTTGAACTGTGAAACGCACCAATATCGTTGTGCGAGTAGCAACGCCAGAAAcaaagctgttataattttatttcaacggagaaaccacattttttttagaCTAGAGCAACACACAATGGCTATTCTTGTCATCGGAAGTGATGCTTCATCACATGGGAGTGACGACATtggccgtgcgttttgattggtttGACCCGACAAGTCGCAGGTAATATTCATATGATCACAAATAGGCCACACTATTGTGTGCTAAAAATTATAAAAGCACTCTATACTTCCTCTGATACAGTAGGATTTTTGTTTTTAAATGTGAAAAATTTGAAAACGATTGCGAAACGACGCTAGGAGCGCTGCACAACGGCCACCACGAGGTGAGTCGTCCGGTATGTCTCTGTAAGATGTGCGCGCTGattggaaccggcctttgacgtcagttggagagtgaaatgcgaaagggaacgctTTTTTCTCGTTGTCTACTGGGGTTTTGAAGTTTAAAGGCTAATAACTTCCATTACTGTGCACCGATTTCGATAAatctttttgcattcatctcagtaTTCAGCACTACACGCACTCCAGCGATGCAGAATGCAGacgaaaaagcgttgcagggcccctttaagtatcaCAAGCAACGTGCCGAAGCATGAAGGCTTTACAATATCCATGAGCATCCAGTGCTTACAATGGCTTTGCAATGTCCATTGTCACAAGCATGACGTTACACAAGCGTTTGTCACAGGCGTGATGTGACATGCGTATCAGTTGCCCACTGGTTTCTGTGGCCACTGACCACAGAAAGTCCTGGGTTTGTAATGTGTCTTGAACGAATTTGTGTCTATCATGTTTTGATAAGAGTTCCATCTCATTCATCCATTGCACAGACTTCCCAGACACGTGCGAAGATATACATCTTCTACCCTGCGATGCAGCCAACATGGAGCGCTTATGCCCCTGGAAGCAACTGCAAGTTGCTAATGTAAGTTTCCTACTAGCCATTGCAAAATCGCAACGACACACTGGCATGCTGTTTGACAAATGGACATTTATGTTATGTACTGTCAGTACAAGTTTAAATGTGAACGATTCTGAAATTACTTCAGTGTGCTGGTCTGATTCCCAGATAACCTGCACTTGTAACAGTGGCTTAATTCAGATTACGAaacgcaggcacgtagccaggattttttttcgggggggggcccaaggactaattattcgaaagaaagtcttgtcatgacaaaaagaaaaaaagaaatgcacgggaacataaaaggctggacgaattttggggggggcccgggccccccgggccccccccttgccaaCGTGCCTGACGAAACGTAGTGATTACACATCATATATAATCACACCAGGTAATCATATGTAATAAGCATCGTGATATGTCATCTGTTTGTATTTCTGTTAACGCTGTTGGTAAGTACACTATCTATGAAAGGGGCTATTAATCGAGTAGAGACATATTTTTGAAGCTGCAGAGTGTGTCATTGTGAAGTCACAAAAATGAACTTTTAGTTGCGGTAATGGCAGTTAGGTATTCAGCATATGGTAAACACGGCTTTTGAAACTGAAAGCCTTACAACAAAGGACTTACAATTAAGACTCACTGAAACGGTTTGTGCAGCACAAGTTCTACATGAAGGCTTGCTGTTCAATTCTGTTTTGCAGCTGTTTAATGAATGACAAACCCTTTCTGTTGCAGATAAATCACTTAACGGCAGAGGTGCCCGTCGGATGCCTGGAGGACGGATTCCTGGTCTCGACCACCACGCTAGTCACATATAGCCTTTGCTCCATTGCCATAGCATACTACGTCTTTATGCACGGCAAAAAGCCACGTTCGGACTAGCAAGTACTGCTCTTGGAAATGCTTCAATGTGAAAGTagcccgtttcttttttttaatctagTCACAGCTGCTGTCGCGATTTCATTTAAGCAATGCATCACTCCATAGCACGGAAACAAAGGACGTGCCAGAGGGGAAACAACAAAGTACCTGTTCATGCAGTTTCTCATTCTGTGATCAAATCTAGGCGAATAAGATTATGTGTCAACGCTTTTAATGACAGACAGTGCTGCGCATCTGCACACCTTTCTGCTTAAGTGGAAATCCTGTTCATTGGAGCACATTTTTAGGCAGAGCTTACATAACTCACAGAATTCAGTGGTGGTGACGTACGTGAAAAGCCCAGTGCCGGCGAGCATACAGACACGCAGCCGTCGAAAGTGTGCCAGTCACGTGTGTATTTATATGCGCCATTTTTCAAAAACTGATGCTCTCTGTTGCgggcttgtcagcgatcagcAGTTTCTGTTGCGGCATAGcaaaaatttgttgctgggcttcTTGGCTCATGGTCCTAAAAACTGGATATAGCGCGGATTCAACAcagtacaaagaaagaaagaacgcttgTTCTGTGCATCGGTGTTCTTCTTCTCTGTCCTGCGCCGAATCTGTGCTATGCAGTATTTAAGTCTGTTACGGCAATCTGATCATCTATTGAGGTGACTAGTCATTTCACGGTGGAACATTTCACTGTTCaacaactgaagtgttgcactgcaAAGCACGTGAATGActgtccgattcccggcatgcgggaaggaaacagttagaagGGAGCATTGTGCAGCGTGATAAAAAGGAAAGTATTACGTCAGGcatgcacacgccaagctttgcttgtCCCTGCTTTCCTgacagggcaagggctcctgaattttaacgtgatagtgttaaagagctcatttcgcagaaatgccggtgtcggtGGCGTTGGTGTCTTTGGTTGTGGAGTGAAAAGcagcgttgtccatgagcaaAAATTCTAGATAGATgctaataaagaaataataaaaaaatattcggttctAGTGGTATTGgagattcgaacctgtgaccccttGCTCTGTGGAGCAATGCGTTTACCTGCTTGTCCACCATGCACACATCcgctagcatactaacggcgagctatttatatacaccatttagcgttggtggtacgcacatctcggaggttctcaGTGGCTTGACAAAAACTCGCGAGATGCCGCAAAAAGCCAACGGGTGCACTTTCCGTGTTTTgttgcgccgcatgcatggatatggCAGCGGGTGCACGTCCGCACTTtgcctttccttgcggcatggtttaggtgtcgaccgagaagTGAAGCGAAGCCGgcaattgggaaggcgatacgaacacggtccgattacgctatcgcgttctactcttaaaagtgaagctcaagcatcctccaagtttttttttcgttgttaagGACCCTTGAGATTCCATTAACAAGAATGCACTGCAGTCTTACGCTAGGCTGCTTGCGTTAGTCTGCCTAGTGTTCTCATGACAATTACTcttctcaataataataataataataataataataataataataataataataataataataataataataataataataactgttggggtttaacatcccaaaaccacgatatgattatgagagatgccgtcgaccacctggggttctttaacatgcacctaaatctaatacacgggcctcgagcattttcgcctccatcgaaaattcggccgcggcagccaggattcgatcccgcaacctctTCTCAACTACGGCATGCAGGCACAGAGGAGGGGATTAGGTTTAGGATCAGTTGGGTAAGTGGGAGCGATACAGTAGTGGCAGATGCAACCTACAGTGTAAACACAAAGAAACTCGAAACACAGACGCACAGCATTCGATTGAAAAAAGAAATTGCAGGTTACAACGCAACACGGCAACTGTAAAGTCACATAGACACTTCTCATTCTTGCTCgatataatttatttttttttgtcgtttttcaTACAAATAACATGTTTTACAATGTTACACATCTTGCAATGTAGCAGTCGCCATTTTGTCATCTTTTTAACCATTTTTGCAACATGCACGTTTGCAGTACAACTCTCCACGTGTGACGCATCATGTATGACTCCCCTCCTTCACACAACCCCACATTGCGAGTGGAGAAATGGTCAAAAGATGGCCGGCCCAACCAAAAAAGGCAGCGTCGACGTGTGAAAAGTGGCGACGAGCGCAAGTTGTCTTGTCACCGCTTTTGACAACCATGTTCATAAACAAAAACTGGCGGCGGCGATTCGCTCGGCGCGCTGGTTGCAAATGTCGGCGGAGAGAGGCAAGCAGAGATGGTGAGGGACAATGGTAATGATTATGTACAGGGCGCATGGGTGCTCCGGAAAACGCAAATTTGCGTTactgcgaacaaaaaaaaaaaaaaaaaaaaacgtttctggGTTCGGGAtacccgcctttttttttttttccttcaatccCATTCTCGGCGGACAAGCTCAAATCCATCTATTCCATTTGCAGCTTCGGAAAGTTCAGTTAGATCACTGGTTTGCTGTAAACTTGCATATGCACTTCGGCAGCGTCGGTGTAAACGCGAACAGGAAATAACATTGACCGAGACAGTGTAATTACGCAGGCGTACGACGTGAAAATTGGACTGTAGCTTCTTTCCAAGGTCGGTGCATATTTATGAACTACAATAATCAGTCTGAACTACAATATCGactggtttaaagggacactaaagagaaaaaagatttttCTTGTATCCATAAATTAatcttccacaataccaaaaccaccacgcttgctgcgagaaggtgcttggtaagcgagaaaacgtgcaaaaagaaaatgcgcgtggcgatgccaccttgaagttcccgcacgaATCAGCGTGTCATCATAGATTTTGAAGACATCTACAAGGGCCTACGTTGTTCctgatcagtaaaaatgaagtagattgtcctctgagggggccagagactcaacataccaagcttcagaaaattttgttgagccgatGCTGCCAAAATAATGAAAAATAgcttgaaatccatgacgtcacgtgcagagatttcggcgtgaaatttaaaaatgaaagtttgaccttgattttctaatcaattaataaacctatgatggtgaaataacATTACAGTTTACAAATACAATTGATCAATCCAAACAgactcattgtttcactttagtgccctTTAAAAGACAACAGGTGCACCTGGTGAGAAGAAAACTCGAAGCAAATTTTAGACGCGTCGCTGTCACGCTTGGGCAAATGCTAGTTTTTGGCATCTCGAACTTAGTTTCACGATCGCAAGTGACAGCGGACCTACTATTTGCGTTTTAGCATGAAAACCTTTTATTCTTGAGTCTTTCACACATCCACCTGTATTTCTAAAATTTTGCACAGAGACCGATCTGCAATGCAATCAGAAACTTAGCTTTTCTACGTAACGCAAGACATTGCTGAAGTTGGCAGTTAAGCATTTGTCGCAAACAAAGAAAAACCTGAAAACTGTCAACGTTTTTCTACTTCTTCGCATTCAAATTTAATCCGGCGTTGTGAATAGGTTTTACAGAAGTTCGACTGCCTTTATTTTTCAAAGCAGTACAGCAATCAATGAAACGAAGTTTTGATGTTGgttatttttttcattcacgtATTTCATACATTTAGTTGGATGGCACAGGCAatcgtagcaaaaaaaaaatgcaaatgagCACCGAGCAGACAGGCAATGAGCTCTAAACAAAAGCTACTGTGCAGTTTTTGTACTGGATGAACGTCTTTTAGTACAGTGTCGCTCAAAAGTAACCAATGCGAAGATTGTGCCATTTCACCAATG comes from Rhipicephalus sanguineus isolate Rsan-2018 chromosome 7, BIME_Rsan_1.4, whole genome shotgun sequence and encodes:
- the LOC119400128 gene encoding phosphatidylinositol-glycan biosynthesis class X protein; the encoded protein is MGFSLRLALALALISALEANAAANKAKASNGAKLCKEEPDIIVERNLALTGYHRELQTVIHSRNRLKVKGRPPTLLLVEAIPSGAYVDAYQLRLLDDSDATFGVRGKVDVEEMAHQASGHSVFAFLPLNETSALAALPVHMRYHKAQSCIADGPFAKVTLHPPSMYFRHPDLDFPDTCEDIHLLPCDAANMERLCPWKQLQVANINHLTAEVPVGCLEDGFLVSTTTLVTYSLCSIAIAYYVFMHGKKPRSD